AGGGCCATTCATACTGTAAACATAATAGATTTGAACGTTTAATTATGGTGCTTTTTCTGGCAGAGGGTAGTAAAGGTTTTTAAGAAAGGAGTGCCTTTTCCTAATGTGTACAAAGGGACTTTATGGACTGTTGATGGCCCTAGCTCTAGGcatctcagagtaaaagccaaaaagaataataattttttaaaaatttgtgggTAAAACACAAACATTACTTATTCCTCAGAGGTCTGTCTGCTACTCTCTGCCATCTATCTTAAAACTATATCCAGAAAAGCGCATGGTATATTAGGGAAAAAGAATACTTAGAACACTTTTCAATTTAAAAGACAGATGTTAACAAGACAGTCACTTAAAAacgaaaaaaagtaaaaacttccaCCCAGCAACAATAATTTTAATACAGGCTTGTCTTATTTTACAAAAGCAATGTAATTCTGAAAAGTTTTATTATAACAAGAATTTGTGTAAATTACTTTATACTTCAAATGCATAATGAacgctttcatttaaaaaactaaaatatataaaatagcattCTCtcgtttctctattttctttcattggcaTGTAGGGGGAAGAGGGGTGATGCAGtttcattaaaatacattaagaGGAAACAGGCCAAAGTGACTTCTTGGCTCATTAGTCTGGCAAAGGTTTCTGAAGACCCTTAAGAACCATGTCCTCTATGGTGCCACTACTCCTGGGAATCTGGGACAACAATGAGAGACTGATGACAGAGGAGGAATCAAATATCACTCATCTTTATATCCTTAGCAGTATCTAGCACAGCGCCAAGTACATAGTAGCATTCAAAGGTAATTGTTGCatggcagaaagaaaacaaaaacaaagatatatcaattttaaggaaaattctaaAATCCTAACTTGAAAAGCATCCGATTATGTGATCAATTGAACAATGCAAATTACACGTgttcctttggaaaaaaatatcagTATGGATGATTATTTAGGCAATACAATATCATTCTCATTCTTATTACAACTCTGCAACCCCTCAGATCCTCTGATTTCAAAACTACTTCACATCCACTTTCCAAAATAGACTGTGGTTTACGCTTCAGGGCAAAGCTACTCAAAATGTATTCCTTGGACTTGTGCCAGAACTGCTTGTAAATGGTCTGCTCTGAGTTAGGTATGGAAATCTGAAATAAGCATTTAAGAACATTCGCAGCAAAacagtaactatgtgaggtgatgaatatgttacCTAACctaattgtggtaatcatttcacagtatatacatacaTCCAATCATTACCCcgtgcaccttaaacttacacaatggtATATGTCAAGTatccctcaataaagctgggggaaaaaaagaaccttcATAGCAATTTGACAGAGTAATTTTATATCTATTGAAtctaataacaaaaaattaaactttacgtcttttttttcccattttgtttttctagtgaAAAACActccatttttattgtattttacaaaagtatcagTGTAAGAGGGACTGGAATTTCTAAAAAGTCCTTCAACATAAATAGCTTGGAGCAACTTAATTGCTGAAGAAGCAAATCCTCAGAGACTTTTTCAGACTTTTACTACTTTCAGTTACTATTctcataaatgtgaaaaaaaaatgtagcaagAGATCGAAAACATAGAAAGAAAGTAATATCActcaaaatattcttatttatactTTGGCTTTACAAATGGCATCATGATGTAAGGTTAAATGTAACAGACTTTCagctttatattttaatcagtaccatcataaatttttaaaattattatttattgtagCATATTTCATGTAACCTTCTCAACATTTACCCATTCTCAATAACTCCAAGTTATACCTGAAaccattaattattatttatacataaatgGGGAAACTTTTAACAGATTTGCCCAATGCCAGACTTTCTAGTATAGAACTTGCAGCTCTTGACTCTCAATGTCAATTCTTTACATAACGTAACAGAACATGTTAGCACTCATTTAAGAATATATGTTCACAGAAACCagtaatgaaataaaaggaacacCTTTTATAACTTAAAACTCCCTTTATTTGTGTATATGCGATCTTCAGTACCAAGTCCACTTTCTTAAAcccaaaataagcaaaacatttagaaaaaatttctaaaaaattcagTTATAGTATTTCACAAATTTACTggcaataaaattatttcaactttaagggccagcccggtggcatactggttaagttcacatgctctgcaggttcggattccaggggcagacctagcacctgctcgtcaagccatgctgtggcggcatcccacttaaaatagaggaagattggcaacagatgctagcttagggccaatctccctcagagaaagaaaataaaaattatttcaactttaaCTTGCATTTTACAAAATTGCCTCAAATGCTTAATCTGTTCTGACAAAGTAAAGTAGCAAGTGAACAAGTGAAATGTCCTGAAGCAAAGTTTAGTTCATTAAACTTATTACtaaaaaatacaaacttcaaCATATGAGAACCATACCACTTTAAAATGTACACTATTATTCCACTTGGAAATATTCTACGTTCCTAAATAATCAATGCTgacagaaaagcataaaaaacatCATACCTATCATGATTTACCTAGCTTTCCAGAGTTAGTCTgtaaaaatacactttaaataccTAAAAAATACATACCTTaaggatttctttaaaagaatttcaacCACTCAAGACAAAAATTCTTTACAATGATTAAGCATATGAGATTATCACGGTACAAAAATCTATTCCCCAAACTGGAGAGAATTTTGGGCAAAAATGTTGTCCTTATCCACTTAATAATACCAATGttacaagaaaataaaggtaaattTATAAGACTATAACAGGTCAatacatgactttttaaaattaatacgTAAATCATCTTCAGTACACAAAGGAAAATGCTTTCACTATAACTTTCCGACTCATACATTAAACCGAATTTAGCATATTCCAAAGTTGAGCTATTTAGCATACTGCTTGCTACAGCTGCACTTTTATTCCATCATGTCAATCAGAAATCTAAATATATCCTAGAAAAGAATAAACTCTACCCAAGAAGACAGATTGAAATGTGTTATTGGATTTTTGGAACGATCCCCACTTCTGTGGTGTAAACAAATGTTTAGGCAGATCTTTTAGAAATCTTTTGCAATTTTCATTAGAAAAGCAATGTTGATAAAAGATCCTTCTTTTTTATGAgttgtaaaagaaaattatagctaTCCGTGTTGGATAATCTTGTGAAAGACTTATGACAACAATCATACatacaatgtaaaaataaaaacacaagaggaaaaatagacaacTTGGCTTTCGTTTTACTTGCCAAGATTCAGCACATCAAACAAGTACGAAAAAATACTAACTTTAAAATCAATTATGCTTTTTCCtagggatttttttctccttatgtaCTGAAATAGAAATGGCAGAGTATATTTTAACTCTACCTTCCACACatcattaaaaaccaaaaatgaatcATTTAATCCTTTTGTCAATATTGACAGTAAAATATTGGACATGGTGAACATGAGCAGATGTGTTCTCTACTTCAGAACAGGAAAGTcaccttttaaaaagttaaattataaaaataaaatggtagacaACGATCTGCCTagcaaaatgattaaaattaaccATGAGTTTTTTCTGACATCAAAAGCAATCAAGAAATTGTTagaattttaattggattatCATAAAAGGCAATTCATCACGTCAAATTGAATGCAAATTTTTCATAAGCGTCTATATAAGTGCTTACCAAAATATTATGACAAGGAAATATGTCCCATCTCAGAAATAAACCATCAGAACAGTCTCCCAAATGAATATTACTGGACTTAATCCCTTCCAAGATAAGACACAGAAAGCCTTAAAACTTTCAGAAGTGCTGTTCAACAGAAGCTTAAGCGTACACATCTCAACGGGAACGGCAGCAGGAAAGCACAGAGAAATGTTCCATGAAAAAACATCTCTTACAATCTTTCAATCCaagctttaaaaatttatctCCGTAGAACAAAGCAAgatacacaaaggaaaaagaaagaaagattaaagaACATTCACCCTTTTCTTACAGAACAGAACCAGAGCGCTTTGGTAACTTATCGAACGGCAGGACTATCAAACCAttgtcaaaacaaaaaatatatccTCTTTATTCGACATCAGTAAACTTTACAACGTTGAACACAATCACGTTAAGAACTTTTTAAATCATGTGTTCAGAAAATTCAGCTTTTCCTCTACACTGGGGAAAAGGTCGGGCGAGGAAGAGGTGCCGTCTCCACTCACGCTTGCAGTTCCCGTCTGAACTTTAATTTTCCTGGGGAGCCTTCTGGCTCCCTCTCCCAGTTGTCACGATCTAGGTTCCACCTCAGGCGGGCAGGGTCTCAGCTGTCACGTCTAGGTTCATCCTTAGGCAGGCAAAATTCTTGTGGCTCCCGCTTACCTGGCTGTGAATCGAGATCACTACTCACACTTTTTACCTTTGGGGGACGTTAGCGCACCTGAACGCCAGCAACGCTACCTTGCACTCGCTGGATGAAAAGCACCACGAGAAGACTACACACGGACGGTCTGCAGGCACCCGCTGCCCGCGCGCCCGCGTGGCTGCTCCATCTACCGGTGCCTCTcggggggaggaaggaaggctctGACACGAACGGGGCACGCGACTAGCAGGCTGTCTCCGGACCCTCATTTAAACAAAATCCCACACATCCCATACAGCTTACCTTGGATGACATGCTCTGGGGAGATGGTCTTCTTTTCCGACTTGTTGCAAATCTCATTGGCTTCCGAAGATATAAGATGAATGAATTCGGTGCAGCAGTTCACCACCAGCTCCCGCGCATCGTTGGCCACCCGGACATTGGGGAGAGTCTCTTTGATCATCTTATTGATAGCAGCTCTGGGTATAGTGAGATCATCATCGTTGCCAGACGAGGAAGCCATCGTATCTTCCTATTTCTCGCGCCCCGACTTTTAAAACCTCCCCAGCTCTGGTCCACTACCCCACGAAGATGTTTCAAAAGGCCGCCCTCGGAGAGGGATCCGGGGGCGCCGAGAAGAGGGTGCAGAAAATGaagggggaggcggggaggagcTGGCTCGTGAGGGCGGGGAACAGCCGTGTGTGTGAGGGATTCAGGGCGAGGTTGGGAGGAGAGTCGGGGGGCTGAGGATTCCAGGGGCGGCACTGCCCAGGTCGGGGAGGGGAAGCACGGTGGTCCGGAAATTTGAACACTGGGGAACCACCTTCGTGTCTTCTCAGACGGGCGGGCGCTGTCGCCTAACCGGTCCCCAACGGCGCCCGGACAGAGGCACGGCCCAGGGGCACGGGCCTCGCCGCGGAACCAGGCGGACACCCAGCGGGCTTGGCTCTACAGAGCCGGAGcccccgctgccgccgccgccgccgccagcagCCCTTGCCGCCGCCTCGGCCAAACCATCCTTCAGACACCAGCGCCGCCGCCTCACAACATGTCGGCCGCGGCCGCTGCTGGAACCGGGGTGGCCGCCCGGGAACGAATACGGACAGAGCCAGGCACAAGACGCGCGGCAGTGGCGGCCACCGTGGCCGTTTAGCCCGAACGCAGATCGTGGAAGCCGAGGCCGCGGCAACGGTGGTCCCTCCAGAGGCCAGGGAAGAAGGTTTGCTGGAAGCCCCTCCCGACACTCTTTGCGCTACCGGAAGCCTCGCCCCCCATGTTCCCTCCCCTCCGCTCCAGACCGACTTCCGGGTGTGGCTGCCGCCCTTCCCCCACCCGCGGCGGCGCTAACAGCCCGTCCTCACCGCCAGCGGCTTCCGCCTGCTGCCGGCCCGGCACGCGCCCCTGGATCCCGCCCCTTCGCCGGGCCCGGAGCTGGGCGAGCGCGCGCCTCGCGGTACCGGAGAACTCCGAGCACGCGCTTGCTCCGGGGCTGCGGCCCGGGACTCGGGATGCGGTGGGTGGGTGGACGGGCGCGGGTGAATCGCCTCTACAGTCTCAACCTGCTGAGGCCTCAAACCCGTGTCTAGCCACGTTTGGGGACAAAGGACCGCAAAAGAACTCTTATTCTTTTAAGGAAGCCGAATTGGGATTGAAAGGAAGAGGAACGAGGCCTGGGCTCGGGGGAATGGGATATGGGGAAAGCAGAACcccgtgtgcctgtgtgtgcatcatttggaggaaaagcttttgaTGGTATCTAATAGGCATTATTCGGATCAAAGCTCTCGATGGTCTTCCACCTATTTTTTCGTTTTATGGGGAAGGAAACATTCAGAGAAGTGGCTTGCCCTTCCAGTCGCTACTAAGGGCTAAACCGGAAACTGGAAACCAGATCCCTTGTAGTGGAAGTACTTAACGTACAATCAACCACGTTACGAGTCTCCAACATAGTCGTTTTTCATGTTGTATGCACGTTGGCTTCTGGAGGGGGGAAAATAAAGTATGCTGAAGTATCTTAAGCAACTCTGATTTTTGCTTCTCTCCAAGGTGATTAGTAATATCAACGGGTGTCAGGTTGTGTGTAAACTTGTTAGGTCAACGTGTGtcaattttcacaaaaatggcattatttttataaactaagTTTGTCATTTGGAAGAATAAGTGTTATAAGTAGTGGAGTGTTGCAACTACTAAAAATGAACGAGATACACTTTAAATCCATTTTTGCACTTTAATCAGATTCATTCTcgaaatgttttcttaaaatgttatatttcagTCTAAGAATCTAGATGTGGCACCTTGAGGAGACCTTAGTTAATTATACCggtttttttcatttagcattttcTCCAGTACACTGATGGGTTCTTTGATTTCTAAAGTGTAGACGCTTGTCTTTTAGTGCTATTAAGTTTAGTCAAAATttctttgataaaatattttaaaattttcttcaaaatagaaCTGTGAAACTGTTGGCTCAGTTGTTGGCTCTTTATGTAGTGTTTTTGTAAGTCAGTTTACTGTTGGTTTAAATTTGTCTAAATTTGTCTTGGCCTTACCAAGTTTATCAGTCTGAAAAAGCTagcaaaaaatgtctccagagtTATCACATTGTCACTGACTCAAATCTTGTTGTTcctgaaaaaaagtaataatgataattttgctttcttctatAACATTTATGCTATATGGACTTACAGGCTTATGATACATAGATCGGTAGAGCACGTGTTATTATTCCAGTAGTAGTTCATTACTACAGGATTCTGTGGTAACGTAAGCATGGGGTGTATAGTAAAGAGACCGAGGTTCCTGTCCCAGTTTTTTGTTGCTTTAGACAGGtcatctctgggcctcatcttcttaactagaaatggaaatattatgtAACTCACAAGACTCAAAGTCAAATGAGACTGTTTGTAAAAGTACTTTTAACATTATGAAGTATTAGATAGATGCTAgtgtttattattatcatctttatcGGTCCGGGCAGTCTTCAGCCAGTAATAAACCATACGTAATATGGCTGAGAGAAAATTTAATTCAATATAAATAGTAGTGTGATATATCATGAAATATGCTAATCTGGATaccatgtttaaatatttattgtacaatATATCTCTTATAAATAGGCTTTTGAAAATAACGATAAAGTTTCAATAAGCTTTAAGAGTTTTAGAGAGAGTGCGTatatatgaaacatttttttcgTGATGTCTCAAAATTCATGATGTGAAAGACACATAATAGAGCTGTTTCTTATGATGAGTTAGGCTACCTATGGTAGTCATCTTAAAATACGTTAATTCAAAGATGCCCAGGTTTTCCGCTAAAATTACTGATAGTAATCTGTAACATTTGTAATTTGAAGcttaacattaaaaaagcaaataatactCTCCATTATGCTCATTCGTCATTGCTAGCACACTGCTTGCTAGTTGGtaataacacaaatttaaaaaataacatctatTACATAGTTTTTTTGTGATtagcactatgctaagcacttttacctgtattacctcatttaatcctcagagcaacTTTATTTGATAGATGCtgttttaatctccattttacagataaggaaagtgaagcCTGGAGAAGCTAAATAACTTCCATGAAGTAAGGATAGTAGTCAGGATAGGCTAGATTATGTTGCAAGAAAAAAACTAACTCCCGAATCtctaaaggtttatttcttgctcgtGTTATAGGTTCATCGTGGGTTAGCAAGAAGACGTAACAAGTAGCAATGAATCAAGAATGTTACGGAGCTGTTGAGAAGAGGTACAGACAGACTTGAAATAAAGGCTTTTGATAGgtagagagaggggaagaaagtaTTTGTCTGCAAAGTAACAACATAAAGTTGTGGAGACAGAGATTGTTCTGGGAGCAGTGGGGAGATGGCTTTAATTGAAGTAAAGCGTTTGTGTCTTGCAGTAGTGAGAGAGCCAGACACAGGAGGCAGCAGAAGTCAGGAAGTAATAGAAGCCGAGAGAGAGC
The nucleotide sequence above comes from Equus przewalskii isolate Varuska chromosome 24, EquPr2, whole genome shotgun sequence. Encoded proteins:
- the LOC139079046 gene encoding splicing factor, proline- and glutamine-rich-like, which codes for MFQKAALGEGSGGIQGEVGRRVGGLRIPGAALPRSGRGSTVVRKFEHWGTTFVSSQTGGRCRLTGPQRRPDRGTAQGHGPRRGTRRTPSGLGSTEPEPPLPPPPPPAALAAASAKPSFRHQRRRLTTCRPRPLLEPGWPPGNEYGQSQAQDARQWRPPWPFSPNADRGSRGRGNGGPSRGQGRRFAGSPSRHSLRYRKPRPPCSLPSAPDRLPGVAAALPPPAAALTARPHRQRLPPAAGPARAPGSRPFAGPGAGRARASRYRRTPSTRLLRGCGPGLGMRWVGGRARVNRLYSLNLLRPQTRV